One Ascaphus truei isolate aAscTru1 chromosome 9, aAscTru1.hap1, whole genome shotgun sequence genomic region harbors:
- the LOC142503292 gene encoding uncharacterized protein LOC142503292, with amino-acid sequence MLLLYIVAPGGHVSPEMEQVSSPGSASSTLLEEHHGDEDDEYDEDDATEETEIQSCDHEEVPIETVVPPNRPSTSTYDAIVASEGKIVDAENRRHSDMMTVLERMIGLQEETVSQLAHLHRVFIEVPKQLQKINTSFEALVVQQTQANYWRMTNVPQFNTSQPGSVHAGQFSPHSSDIHSPGPNVTGQVADIAVQVPDDILPLPSVQIQQQTPTKEATKTK; translated from the exons atgttattgttatatatagttgcccctggaggacatgtgtcacctgagatggaacaagtgtcttcacctgggtcagccagctcaacactactagaag aacatcatggtgatgaggatgatgagtatgatgaggatgacgccacagaagagactgaaatacaatcatgtgaccatgaagaggtgccaatagaaactgttgtaccgccaaatcgtccatcaacttccacatacgatgcaattgtagcttcagagggaaaaatagtggacgcagaaaatcgtcgccattcagacatgatgacagtgctggaaaggatgattggactgcaggaagaaacagtatcacaattggcacatctccacagagtcttcattgaagtgcctaaacagttgcaaaaaatcaacacctcattcgaagcattagttgttcagcaaacacaagctaattactggagaatgactaatgtaccacaattcaacacctcccagccaggatctgttcatgcaggtcagttttcaccacattcatctgatattcattcaccaggcccaaatgttaccggtcaagtagcagacattgctgtgcaggttcctgatgacatcctaccgctgccatctgtacaaattcagcagcagacacctacaaaggaggcgacaaaaacaaaataa